In the Klebsiella aerogenes KCTC 2190 genome, one interval contains:
- a CDS encoding D-alanine--D-alanine ligase: MADKIAVLFGGTSAEREVSLNSGAAVLAGLREGGVDAHPVDPRDVDITQLKNMGFKKAFIALHGRGGEDGTLQGLLELIQLPYTGSGVMASAISMDKLRSKLLWQGAGLPVAPWVALTRAQFNAGLSAGVSEQIAALGLPVIIKPSREGSSVGMSKVSESCAMQDALALAFQHDDEVLIEKWLSGPEFTVAIVGEEILPSIRIQAAGTFYDYEAKYLSDETQYFCPGFEEPARESEIQSLVLKAWNVLGCKGWGRIDVMLDSDGQFYLLEANTSPGMTSHSLVPMAARQAGMSFSQLVVRILDLAG, from the coding sequence ATGGCTGATAAAATCGCGGTTCTCTTCGGCGGAACCTCCGCTGAACGTGAAGTCTCGCTGAATTCAGGCGCTGCGGTGTTGGCCGGGCTGCGTGAAGGCGGGGTGGATGCTCACCCGGTCGATCCGCGCGACGTTGATATCACCCAGTTGAAGAACATGGGCTTTAAGAAAGCGTTTATTGCCCTGCACGGGCGCGGCGGCGAAGATGGCACGCTGCAAGGCCTTCTGGAGCTCATTCAACTGCCGTACACCGGCAGCGGCGTAATGGCTTCCGCTATTTCTATGGATAAGCTGCGCAGTAAATTACTGTGGCAGGGAGCGGGATTACCGGTCGCGCCGTGGGTTGCATTGACCCGCGCGCAGTTCAACGCAGGACTTTCTGCTGGCGTTTCTGAGCAGATTGCGGCGCTGGGGCTGCCGGTTATCATCAAGCCGAGCCGCGAAGGGTCCAGCGTCGGCATGTCGAAAGTTAGCGAAAGTTGTGCAATGCAGGATGCATTGGCGCTGGCTTTTCAGCATGATGATGAAGTTCTGATTGAGAAATGGCTCAGTGGCCCGGAATTTACCGTCGCTATCGTCGGTGAAGAAATTTTACCGTCAATTCGTATCCAGGCGGCTGGAACCTTCTATGATTATGAGGCGAAGTATCTCTCTGATGAGACGCAATATTTCTGCCCTGGTTTTGAGGAACCCGCCCGCGAGTCAGAAATCCAGAGCCTGGTGCTTAAAGCCTGGAATGTTCTGGGTTGCAAAGGATGGGGACGTATTGATGTGATGCTGGACAGCGATGGCCAGTTTTATCTGCTGGAAGCGAACACCTCACCGGGGATGACCAGCCATAGTCTGGTGCCGATGGCGGCCCGTCAGGCGGGGATGAGCTTCTCGCAGCTTGTTGTACGAATTCTGGACCTGGCGGGGTGA
- the ftsW gene encoding cell division protein FtsW encodes MRFSLPRLKMPQLGLPRLKLPRLPGMFIFAWLFAALKGWVMGSRPKDNDSLVMYDRMLLWLTFGLAAIGFIMVTSASMPVGQRLANDPFLFAKRDGLYIVLAFALAMITLRLPMEFWQRHSTAMLIASIVMLLIVLVVGSSVNGASRWIALGPLRIQPAEFTKLSLFCYIANYLVRKADEVRNNLRGFLKPMGVIFVLAILLLAQPDLGTVVVLFVTTLAMLFLAGAKLWQFIAIIGMGISAVVLLILAEPYRIRRVTSFWNPWEDPFGSGYQLTQSLMAFGRGEMWGQGLGNSVQKLEYLPEAHTDFIFAIIGEELGYIGVVLALLMVFFVAFRAMSIGRKALEIDHRFSGFLACAIGVWFSFQALVNVGAAAGMLPTKGLTLPLISYGGSSLLIMSTAIMFLLRIDYETRLEKAQAFTRGVR; translated from the coding sequence ATGCGTTTCTCTCTCCCACGCCTGAAAATGCCACAGCTGGGCCTGCCCCGGTTGAAGCTGCCGCGACTGCCGGGGATGTTTATTTTTGCCTGGCTGTTCGCCGCGCTGAAAGGTTGGGTGATGGGCTCGCGCCCGAAAGATAACGATAGCCTGGTCATGTATGACCGGATGCTGCTGTGGCTGACCTTCGGCCTGGCGGCGATCGGTTTTATCATGGTGACCTCGGCATCAATGCCGGTCGGACAGCGTCTGGCGAACGATCCGTTCCTGTTTGCTAAGCGTGATGGTCTGTACATTGTGCTGGCCTTCGCGCTGGCGATGATTACGCTCCGTCTGCCGATGGAGTTCTGGCAGCGCCACAGTACCGCGATGCTGATCGCCTCGATTGTGATGCTGCTAATCGTCCTGGTGGTGGGGAGCTCGGTTAACGGCGCCTCGCGTTGGATCGCGCTCGGGCCGCTGCGTATTCAGCCAGCGGAGTTCACCAAGCTATCGCTGTTCTGCTACATCGCCAACTATCTGGTGCGTAAAGCGGATGAGGTGCGTAACAACCTGCGCGGCTTCTTAAAGCCGATGGGCGTGATTTTTGTGCTGGCGATTCTGCTGCTGGCGCAGCCTGACCTCGGTACGGTGGTTGTGTTGTTCGTGACCACGCTGGCGATGTTGTTCCTGGCCGGCGCCAAGCTCTGGCAGTTTATCGCCATTATCGGCATGGGGATCTCGGCGGTGGTGCTGCTGATCCTCGCCGAACCGTATCGTATTCGCCGCGTCACTTCCTTCTGGAACCCGTGGGAAGACCCGTTTGGCAGCGGCTATCAGCTGACCCAATCGCTGATGGCCTTTGGTCGCGGCGAGATGTGGGGACAGGGCCTCGGCAACTCGGTGCAGAAACTGGAGTATTTACCTGAAGCGCACACCGACTTTATCTTCGCCATTATCGGCGAAGAACTCGGTTATATCGGTGTGGTACTCGCGCTTTTAATGGTATTCTTCGTCGCCTTTCGCGCCATGTCGATTGGTCGCAAAGCGCTGGAGATTGACCACCGCTTCTCCGGCTTCCTGGCCTGTGCAATCGGCGTGTGGTTTAGCTTCCAGGCGTTGGTTAACGTCGGGGCGGCGGCGGGGATGCTGCCGACCAAAGGTCTGACCCTGCCATTGATTAGTTATGGTGGTTCCAGTCTGCTGATTATGTCGACGGCCATTATGTTTTTATTGCGAATTGATTATGAAACGCGCCTCGAGAAAGCGCAGGCGTTTACACGGGGTGTTCGATGA
- the mraY gene encoding phospho-N-acetylmuramoyl-pentapeptide-transferase: MLVWLAEHLVKYYSGFNVFSYLTFRAIVSLLTALFISLWMGPRMIARLQKLSFGQVVRNDGPESHFSKRGTPTMGGIMILTAITVSVLLWAYPSNPYVWCVLTVLIGYGIIGFVDDYRKVVRKDTKGLIARWKYFWMSVIALGVAFALYLAGKDTPATELVVPFFKDVMPQLGLFYILLAYFVIVGTGNAVNLTDGLDGLAIMPTVFVAAGFALVAWATGNMNFANYLHIPYLRHAGELVIVCTAIVGAGLGFLWFNTYPAQVFMGDVGSLALGGALGIIAVLLRQEFLLVIMGGVFVVETLSVILQVGSFKLRGQRIFRMAPIHHHYELKGWPEPRVIVRFWIISLMLVLIGLATLKVR, encoded by the coding sequence ATGTTAGTATGGCTGGCCGAACATCTGGTCAAATATTATTCCGGCTTTAACGTCTTTTCCTATCTGACGTTTCGCGCCATCGTCAGCCTGCTGACCGCGCTGTTCATCTCTCTGTGGATGGGCCCGCGCATGATCGCCCGTCTGCAAAAACTGTCCTTTGGTCAGGTCGTTCGTAACGACGGCCCGGAGTCCCACTTCAGCAAACGCGGTACCCCAACCATGGGCGGGATCATGATCCTCACCGCGATTACCGTTTCCGTCCTGCTGTGGGCTTATCCGTCCAATCCATACGTCTGGTGCGTGCTGACGGTATTAATCGGCTACGGCATCATCGGGTTTGTCGATGATTACCGTAAAGTCGTGCGCAAAGACACCAAGGGCCTGATTGCCCGCTGGAAGTATTTCTGGATGTCGGTGATTGCGCTGGGCGTAGCGTTCGCGCTGTATCTGGCGGGGAAAGACACCCCGGCGACCGAGCTGGTAGTGCCGTTCTTTAAAGACGTGATGCCGCAGCTGGGACTGTTTTACATCCTGCTGGCTTACTTCGTCATCGTCGGCACCGGCAATGCGGTCAACCTGACCGACGGCCTCGACGGCCTGGCGATTATGCCGACCGTCTTCGTCGCCGCCGGCTTTGCGCTGGTGGCGTGGGCCACCGGGAACATGAACTTCGCCAACTACCTGCATATTCCTTATCTGCGTCACGCCGGCGAGCTGGTTATCGTCTGCACGGCGATTGTCGGCGCGGGCCTGGGTTTCCTGTGGTTCAACACCTACCCGGCGCAGGTCTTTATGGGGGACGTCGGTTCGCTGGCGCTCGGCGGCGCGCTGGGCATTATCGCCGTACTGCTGCGCCAGGAATTCCTGCTGGTGATTATGGGCGGCGTTTTCGTCGTGGAAACCCTGTCGGTTATCCTGCAGGTCGGCTCGTTCAAGCTGCGCGGCCAGCGCATCTTCCGTATGGCGCCGATTCACCACCACTATGAACTGAAAGGCTGGCCGGAACCGCGCGTTATCGTGCGCTTCTGGATTATTTCGCTGATGCTGGTGCTGATTGGCCTGGCGACGCTGAAGGTACGTTAA
- the murC gene encoding UDP-N-acetylmuramate--L-alanine ligase — translation MNTQDLAKLRSIVPEMRRVRHIHFVGIGGAGMGGIAEVLANEGYQISGSDLAPNPVTQQLSQLGATIYFNHRPENVRDASVVVVSSAISADNPEIVAAHEARIPVIRRAEMLAELMRFRHGIAIAGTHGKTTTTAMVSSIYAEAGLDPTFVNGGLVKAAGVHARLGHSRYLIAEADESDASFLHLQPMVAIVTNIEADHMDTYHGDFENLKQTFINFLHNLPFYGRAVMCVDDPVIRELLPRVGRQITTYGFSDDADVRIEEYRQVGAQGHFRLVRQDKEVMQVMLNAPGRHNALNAAAAVAVATEEGIEDEAILRALESFQGTGRRFDFLGEYPLAEVNGKSGSAMLIDDYGHHPTEVDATIKAARAGWPDKNLVMVFQPHRYTRTRDLYDDFANVLTQVDALLMLDVYPAGEAPIPGADSRSLCRTIRGRGKVDPILVSDPAQAAEMLASVLTGDDLVLVQGAGNIGKIARHLAEIKLVPQKTEEDRHG, via the coding sequence ATGAATACACAAGATTTGGCAAAACTGCGTTCCATAGTGCCCGAGATGCGTCGCGTCCGGCACATTCACTTTGTCGGCATCGGCGGTGCCGGTATGGGCGGTATTGCCGAAGTGTTGGCGAATGAAGGCTACCAGATTAGCGGCTCCGATCTCGCGCCGAATCCGGTAACTCAGCAATTGTCGCAGCTTGGCGCCACCATTTATTTCAACCATCGCCCGGAAAACGTGCGCGATGCCAGCGTTGTCGTGGTGTCCAGCGCGATCTCCGCGGATAACCCGGAAATCGTCGCCGCGCACGAAGCGCGCATTCCGGTGATCCGCCGCGCGGAAATGCTGGCGGAACTCATGCGTTTCCGTCACGGGATTGCGATTGCCGGTACGCACGGCAAAACCACGACCACTGCGATGGTATCCAGCATTTACGCCGAAGCCGGCCTCGATCCGACCTTCGTCAACGGTGGGCTGGTGAAGGCGGCGGGCGTACATGCCCGTCTTGGCCATAGCCGCTACCTGATTGCGGAAGCGGATGAGAGCGATGCGTCGTTCCTGCATCTGCAGCCGATGGTCGCCATTGTGACCAACATCGAAGCCGATCATATGGATACCTATCATGGCGACTTCGAGAACCTGAAGCAGACCTTTATTAACTTCCTGCACAATCTGCCGTTCTACGGGCGCGCGGTGATGTGCGTGGATGACCCGGTGATTCGTGAACTGCTGCCGCGCGTCGGCCGCCAAATCACCACCTATGGTTTTAGCGATGACGCCGACGTACGCATTGAAGAGTATCGTCAGGTCGGCGCGCAGGGCCATTTCCGCCTGGTACGCCAGGATAAAGAGGTCATGCAGGTGATGCTGAACGCGCCGGGTCGCCACAATGCGCTCAACGCTGCCGCGGCCGTTGCCGTCGCGACGGAAGAGGGCATTGAAGACGAGGCGATTCTGCGCGCGCTGGAGAGTTTCCAGGGCACCGGCCGCCGTTTCGACTTCCTTGGCGAATATCCGCTGGCGGAAGTCAACGGCAAGAGCGGTAGCGCGATGCTAATTGACGATTACGGCCATCATCCGACGGAAGTTGACGCCACTATCAAAGCGGCGCGTGCCGGCTGGCCGGATAAAAATCTGGTGATGGTATTCCAGCCGCACCGTTATACCCGTACTCGCGATCTGTACGATGATTTCGCCAACGTGCTGACCCAGGTTGATGCGCTGCTGATGCTGGATGTGTATCCGGCGGGCGAAGCGCCGATCCCAGGCGCCGATAGCCGCTCGCTGTGCCGCACGATCCGCGGTCGCGGCAAAGTTGACCCGATTCTGGTTTCCGATCCGGCGCAGGCCGCGGAGATGCTGGCATCGGTATTGACCGGCGACGATCTGGTGCTGGTGCAGGGCGCCGGCAACATAGGAAAAATCGCACGTCACCTGGCTGAAATCAAACTGGTACCGCAAAAAACGGAGGAGGACCGACATGGCTGA
- the murF gene encoding UDP-N-acetylmuramoyl-tripeptide--D-alanyl-D-alanine ligase produces the protein MIRFTLSQLAEITRGELQGSDIAIDDVTSDTRKVTAGCLFVALKGERFDAHDFAEQAKAAGAGALLVSRPLACDLPQVVVKDTRLAFGELAAWVRQQVPTRVVALTGSSGKTSVKEMTAAILSQCGNTLYTAGNLNNDIGVPMTLLRLNKDHQYAVIELGANHQGEIAWTVSLTRPEAALVNNLAAAHLEGFGSLAGVAKAKGEIFTGLPQNGIAILNADNNDWLNWQSVIGDRKVWRFSPNAANSDFTATNVHITSHGTEFTLQTPFGNIDVLLPLPGRHNIANALAATSLAMAVGADMAAVKTGLAQLQAVPGRLFPIQLAENQLLLDDSYNANVGSMTAAVQVLAEMPGFRAMVVGDMAELGAESAACHREVGEAAKAAGLDCVLSVGSLSADISSASGVGEHFNDKAAVVARLRELLAEHKIMTILVKGSRSAAMEEVVRALQEIATC, from the coding sequence ATGATTCGCTTTACATTAAGCCAGCTCGCCGAGATCACCCGCGGCGAACTGCAGGGTAGCGATATCGCTATCGATGACGTGACGTCCGATACCCGCAAAGTCACGGCAGGTTGCCTGTTTGTGGCGCTGAAGGGCGAGCGATTCGACGCGCATGATTTTGCCGAACAAGCGAAAGCGGCGGGCGCAGGCGCGCTGCTGGTTAGCCGCCCGCTGGCCTGCGATTTACCGCAGGTGGTGGTGAAAGATACCCGTCTGGCTTTCGGCGAGTTAGCGGCCTGGGTGCGTCAGCAGGTGCCGACCCGCGTCGTTGCGCTCACCGGTTCGTCCGGTAAGACCTCGGTGAAAGAGATGACCGCGGCGATCCTCAGTCAGTGCGGCAACACGCTGTATACCGCCGGTAATCTGAACAACGATATCGGGGTTCCGATGACGTTGCTGCGTCTGAATAAAGATCACCAGTATGCGGTGATTGAACTCGGCGCCAACCATCAGGGCGAAATCGCCTGGACCGTCAGCCTGACGCGTCCGGAAGCAGCGCTGGTCAACAACCTCGCCGCCGCGCACCTCGAAGGGTTCGGCTCGCTGGCGGGCGTGGCTAAGGCGAAGGGCGAAATCTTTACCGGTCTGCCGCAAAACGGCATCGCGATTTTGAATGCCGACAACAATGACTGGCTGAACTGGCAGAGCGTGATTGGCGATCGCAAAGTGTGGCGCTTCTCGCCGAACGCGGCGAACAGCGACTTCACGGCGACCAACGTGCATATCACCAGTCATGGTACCGAATTTACGCTGCAGACCCCGTTCGGCAACATCGACGTACTGCTGCCGCTGCCGGGGCGCCATAACATCGCTAACGCGCTGGCGGCAACATCGCTGGCGATGGCGGTCGGCGCCGATATGGCCGCGGTGAAAACCGGGCTGGCGCAGCTGCAAGCGGTGCCGGGACGTCTGTTCCCGATTCAACTGGCGGAAAACCAGCTGTTGCTGGATGACTCCTACAACGCCAACGTCGGTTCGATGACCGCCGCGGTACAGGTGCTGGCGGAAATGCCGGGCTTCCGGGCGATGGTGGTCGGCGATATGGCGGAGCTCGGCGCGGAAAGCGCGGCCTGTCATCGCGAAGTGGGCGAAGCGGCGAAAGCGGCGGGGCTGGATTGCGTCCTCAGCGTCGGTTCCCTGAGCGCGGATATCAGCAGCGCCAGCGGCGTGGGCGAACATTTTAACGATAAAGCCGCCGTGGTAGCTCGCCTGCGCGAGCTGCTGGCAGAGCATAAAATCATGACCATTTTAGTGAAGGGTTCACGTAGTGCCGCTATGGAAGAGGTAGTACGCGCATTACAGGAGATTGCGACATGTTAG
- the murD gene encoding UDP-N-acetylmuramoyl-L-alanine--D-glutamate ligase, producing the protein MADYQGKKVVIIGLGMTGLSCVDFFMARGVTPRVMDTRVAPAGLDKLPEAVERHVGGLNDDWLLAADLIVASPGIALAHPSLSAAADAGVEIVGDIELFCREAQAPIIAITGSNGKSTVTTLVGEMAKAAGVNVGVGGNIGLPALMLLDPARELYVLELSSFQLETTSSLKAVAATILNVTEDHMDRYPLGLQQYRAAKLRVYENAKTCVVNADDALTMPVRGADERCVSFGVDVGDYHLNRQQGETWLRVKGEKVLNVKEMTISGQHNYSNALAALALADAAGLPRASSLKALTTFTGLAHRFQLALEHNGVRWINDSKATNVGSTEAALNGLHLDGTLYLLLGGDGKSADFTPLKRYLGGDNVRLYCFGRDGAQLAALRPEIAVQTETMEQAMRQIASQVKSGDMVLLSPACASLDQFKNFEQRGDVFTRLAKELG; encoded by the coding sequence ATGGCAGATTATCAGGGTAAAAAAGTCGTCATTATTGGGCTGGGTATGACCGGCCTGTCATGCGTGGACTTTTTCATGGCGCGCGGCGTAACCCCGCGCGTGATGGATACCCGCGTCGCCCCAGCCGGGCTTGATAAGCTGCCGGAAGCCGTTGAGCGCCACGTGGGCGGTCTTAACGACGATTGGCTGCTGGCGGCGGATCTGATCGTCGCAAGCCCCGGGATTGCCCTTGCGCACCCTTCACTGAGCGCCGCGGCCGACGCTGGCGTGGAAATCGTCGGCGATATCGAGCTGTTTTGCCGCGAGGCGCAGGCGCCGATTATCGCCATTACCGGCTCTAACGGAAAAAGCACCGTCACTACCCTGGTGGGCGAGATGGCGAAGGCGGCGGGCGTGAACGTCGGCGTTGGCGGCAATATCGGCCTGCCGGCGCTGATGCTGCTGGATCCGGCGCGCGAACTGTACGTGCTTGAACTTTCCAGCTTCCAGCTGGAGACGACCTCCAGCCTGAAAGCCGTCGCGGCAACCATCCTCAACGTGACTGAGGACCATATGGACCGCTATCCGCTGGGGCTGCAGCAGTATCGCGCGGCGAAACTGCGGGTCTATGAAAATGCTAAAACCTGCGTGGTGAATGCCGATGACGCGCTGACTATGCCGGTACGCGGCGCTGACGAACGCTGCGTCAGCTTCGGCGTCGATGTTGGCGACTATCACCTTAACCGCCAGCAGGGCGAAACCTGGCTGCGGGTGAAGGGTGAGAAAGTGCTGAACGTGAAGGAAATGACCATCAGCGGTCAGCACAACTACAGCAATGCCCTGGCGGCGCTGGCGCTGGCGGATGCCGCGGGCTTGCCGCGCGCCAGTAGCCTGAAGGCGCTGACCACCTTCACCGGCCTGGCCCACCGTTTCCAGCTGGCGCTGGAGCATAACGGCGTGCGTTGGATCAATGACTCCAAGGCGACCAACGTCGGCAGTACCGAGGCGGCGCTGAACGGCCTGCATCTCGACGGCACGCTGTATCTGCTGTTGGGCGGCGACGGTAAATCCGCCGACTTCACGCCGCTGAAACGCTATCTTGGCGGCGATAACGTTCGTCTGTACTGCTTCGGCCGCGACGGCGCTCAACTGGCGGCGCTGCGTCCGGAAATCGCGGTGCAAACCGAAACCATGGAACAGGCGATGCGGCAGATCGCTTCGCAGGTCAAATCAGGCGATATGGTCTTACTGTCGCCAGCCTGCGCGAGCCTGGACCAGTTTAAAAACTTTGAACAACGGGGTGATGTCTTTACCCGTCTGGCGAAGGAGTTAGGTTGA
- the murE gene encoding UDP-N-acetylmuramoyl-L-alanyl-D-glutamate--2,6-diaminopimelate ligase, whose translation MADRNLRDLLAPWVPNAPERILREMTLDSRVAASGDLFVAVQGHQADGRRYIPQAIAQGVAAIIAEAQGEAADGEVREMHGVPVIYLSQLNERLSALAGRFYQQPSQQMRLVGVTGTNGKTTTTQLLAQWAKLLGETSAVMGTVGNGLLDKVVPTENTTGSAVDVQHVLSGLVGQGATFGAMEVSSHGLVQHRVAALQFAASVFTNLSRDHLDYHGDMEHYEAAKWLLYSTHHCGQAIVNADDEVGRRWLAKLPDAVAVSMEDHINPNCHGRWLKATAVNYHDSGATIQFDSSWGKGEIESRLMGAFNVSNLLLALATLLALGYPLADLLKTSSRLQPVCGRMEVFSAPGKPTVVVDYAHTPDALEKALQAARLHCSGKLWCVFGCGGDRDKGKRPLMGAIAEEFADIVVVTDDNPRTEEPRAIINDILTGMLDAGQVKVMEGRAEAVTGAVMQAKANDVVLVAGKGHEDYQIVGNRRLDYSDRVTVARLLGAVA comes from the coding sequence GTGGCAGATCGTAATTTGCGCGACCTTCTCGCTCCGTGGGTGCCAAATGCGCCGGAGCGAATTCTGCGAGAGATGACGCTGGACAGCCGCGTGGCGGCGTCCGGCGACCTCTTTGTCGCGGTACAGGGTCATCAGGCGGACGGGCGTCGTTATATCCCGCAGGCGATAGCGCAAGGTGTTGCTGCCATTATTGCTGAGGCGCAGGGCGAGGCCGCAGACGGCGAAGTTCGCGAGATGCACGGCGTGCCGGTCATCTACCTGAGCCAACTGAACGAGCGGTTATCCGCGCTGGCCGGGCGTTTTTACCAACAACCTTCGCAGCAGATGCGTCTGGTGGGCGTCACTGGTACTAACGGTAAAACCACGACTACGCAGCTGTTGGCGCAGTGGGCAAAGCTGCTCGGCGAAACCAGCGCGGTGATGGGTACCGTCGGTAACGGCCTGCTGGATAAAGTGGTGCCGACCGAAAACACCACCGGCTCTGCGGTCGATGTTCAGCACGTGCTTTCCGGCCTGGTAGGGCAGGGGGCGACTTTCGGCGCGATGGAAGTCTCTTCTCACGGGCTGGTTCAGCATCGCGTGGCGGCGCTGCAGTTTGCCGCCTCGGTGTTTACCAACCTGAGCCGTGACCACCTCGACTACCATGGCGACATGGAACATTACGAAGCGGCGAAATGGCTGCTCTATTCCACCCACCATTGCGGCCAGGCCATTGTTAACGCTGACGATGAAGTCGGGCGTCGCTGGCTGGCGAAACTGCCGGATGCGGTGGCGGTGTCGATGGAAGATCATATCAATCCGAACTGCCACGGCCGCTGGCTGAAGGCGACCGCGGTCAACTATCACGACAGCGGCGCGACCATTCAGTTTGACTCGAGCTGGGGCAAGGGCGAAATCGAAAGCCGCCTGATGGGCGCCTTTAACGTCAGCAACCTGCTGCTGGCGCTGGCGACGCTGCTGGCGCTGGGCTATCCGTTGGCGGATCTGCTGAAAACCTCTTCGCGTTTACAGCCGGTGTGCGGCCGTATGGAAGTGTTCAGCGCGCCGGGCAAACCGACCGTGGTGGTTGATTACGCCCATACGCCTGACGCGCTGGAAAAAGCGCTGCAGGCCGCGCGTCTGCACTGCAGCGGCAAGCTGTGGTGCGTCTTCGGCTGCGGCGGCGACCGCGACAAAGGTAAACGCCCGCTGATGGGCGCTATCGCGGAAGAGTTTGCCGATATCGTGGTCGTGACTGACGATAACCCACGTACCGAAGAACCGCGGGCGATTATCAATGACATTCTGACTGGCATGCTTGATGCCGGGCAGGTGAAGGTGATGGAAGGCCGCGCGGAAGCGGTGACCGGCGCGGTGATGCAGGCGAAAGCGAACGACGTTGTGCTGGTAGCGGGCAAAGGCCACGAAGACTATCAGATCGTCGGTAACCGCCGTCTGGATTATTCCGACCGCGTTACCGTTGCGCGTCTGCTGGGAGCGGTAGCATGA
- the murG gene encoding undecaprenyldiphospho-muramoylpentapeptide beta-N-acetylglucosaminyltransferase: MSGQEKRLMVMAGGTGGHVFPGLAVAHHLMDQGWQVRWLGTADRMEADLVPKHGIDIDFIRISGLRGKGLKAQLLAPVRIFNAWRQARAIMKRFQPDVVLGMGGYVSGPGGLAAWSLGIPVVLHEQNGIAGLTNKWLAKIAKKVMQAFPGAFPHADVVGNPVRTDVLALPLPGQRLVGRQGPIRVLVVGGSQGARVLNQTMPQVAAKLGDAVTIWHQSGKGGMDTVRQAYAAAGQPQHKVTEFIDDMAAAYAWADVVVCRSGALTVSEIAAAGLPALFVPFQHKDRQQYWNALPLEKAGAAKILEQPEFTADAVAATLAGWDRETLMDMAERARGASIPDATERVAEEVSAVALAR; the protein is encoded by the coding sequence ATGAGCGGTCAGGAAAAGCGGTTAATGGTGATGGCGGGCGGCACTGGCGGACACGTGTTCCCGGGGCTGGCGGTCGCGCACCATTTAATGGACCAGGGCTGGCAGGTTCGCTGGCTGGGCACCGCCGATCGTATGGAAGCGGATTTAGTGCCGAAACACGGCATTGATATCGATTTTATCCGCATCTCCGGCCTGCGTGGCAAAGGGCTAAAAGCGCAACTGTTAGCGCCGGTGCGGATCTTCAACGCCTGGCGGCAGGCGCGGGCGATCATGAAGCGTTTCCAGCCGGATGTGGTGCTGGGCATGGGCGGTTATGTTTCCGGGCCTGGCGGTCTGGCGGCATGGTCGCTCGGGATCCCTGTGGTGCTGCATGAACAAAACGGCATTGCAGGCCTGACCAATAAATGGCTGGCGAAGATTGCGAAGAAAGTGATGCAGGCGTTTCCCGGCGCCTTCCCGCATGCAGATGTCGTCGGGAATCCGGTGCGTACTGACGTTCTCGCGCTACCGCTGCCGGGACAGCGTCTGGTGGGGCGGCAGGGGCCGATTCGCGTGCTGGTGGTTGGCGGCTCCCAAGGCGCGCGCGTACTGAACCAGACTATGCCGCAGGTGGCCGCGAAGCTTGGCGATGCGGTGACTATCTGGCATCAGAGCGGGAAAGGCGGCATGGATACCGTGCGCCAGGCGTACGCCGCCGCCGGTCAGCCGCAGCATAAAGTGACTGAGTTTATTGATGATATGGCGGCAGCCTATGCCTGGGCCGATGTAGTTGTTTGTCGTTCCGGCGCGCTGACGGTCAGCGAAATCGCCGCCGCAGGTTTACCGGCATTGTTCGTCCCGTTCCAGCACAAAGATCGTCAGCAGTACTGGAATGCGCTGCCGCTGGAAAAAGCCGGCGCGGCGAAAATTCTCGAACAACCCGAGTTCACGGCGGATGCTGTGGCGGCCACCCTGGCCGGTTGGGATCGGGAAACCCTGATGGATATGGCGGAACGAGCGCGTGGCGCTTCGATTCCGGATGCTACCGAGCGGGTAGCGGAAGAGGTCAGCGCCGTAGCTTTGGCGCGCTAA